The following coding sequences lie in one Sorex araneus isolate mSorAra2 chromosome 4, mSorAra2.pri, whole genome shotgun sequence genomic window:
- the TPRA1 gene encoding transmembrane protein adipocyte-associated 1 yields the protein MDALEELWANSSSAPPAANISAPHRCLLLLYEDIGASRVRYWDLLLLIPNVLFFIFLLWKLPLARAKIRVTSSPIFITFYILVFVVALVGIARAVVSMTVSSSNAATVADKILWEITRFFLLAIELSVVILGLAFGHLESKSSIKRVLAITTVLSLAYSVTQGTLEILYPDAHLSAEDFNIYGHGGRHFWLVSSCFFFLVYSLVVVLPKTPLKERISLPSRRSFYVYAAILALLNLLQGLGSALLCADIIEGLCCVDATTFLYFSFFAPLIYVAFLRGFFGSEPKILFSYKCQVDETEEPDVHLPQPYGVARREGLEGGAGAASTQFDSAGVAYLDDVASMPCHTGSINSTDSERWKAINA from the exons ATGGACGCCCTGGAGGAGCTGTGGGCCAACAGCAGcagcgcgccccccgccgccaaCATCAGCGCCCCCCACCGCTGCCTGCTCCTCCTCTACGAGGACATCGGCGCCTCGCG GGTGCGCTACTGGGACCTCCTGCTGCTCATCCCCAATGtgctcttcttcatcttcctgcTCTGGAAACTTCCGCTGGCTCGGGCCAAGATCCGCGTcacctccagccccattttcatCACCTTCTACATCCTG gtGTTCGTGGTGGCGCTGGTGGGCATCGCCCGGGCTGTGGTGTCCATGACGGTCAGCTCGTCCAACGCGGCGACTGTCGCAGATAAG ATCCTGTGGGAGATCACCCGCTTCTTCCTGCTGGCCATCGAGCTGAGCGTGGTCATCCTGGGCCTGGCCTTTG GTCACTTGGAGAGCAAGTCAAGTATCAAGCGGGTGCTGGCCATCACCACGGTGCTGTCCCTGGCCTACTCGGTCACCCAG GGAACCTTGGAGATCCTGTACCCGGACGCCCACCTCTCCGCTGAGGACTTCAACATCTACGGCCATGGGGGCCGCCATTTCTGGCTTGTCagctcctgcttcttcttcctg GTCTACTCGCTGGTGGTGGTGCTCCCCAAGACGCCGCTGAAGGAACGCATCTCCTTGCCCT CTCGGAGGAGCTTCTACGTGTACGCGGCCATCCTGGCGCTGCTGAACCTGCTGCAGGGGCTCGGGAGCGCGCTGCTGTGCGCTGACATCATCGAGGGGCTCTG ctGTGTGGACGCCACCACGTTCCTCTACTTCAGCTTCTTCGCCCCCCTCATCTACGTGGCCTTCCTCCGGGGCTTCTTCGG CTCGGAGCCCAAGATCCTGTTTTCCTACAAATGCCAAGTGGACGAGACGGAGGAGCCGGACGTGCACCTGCCGCAGCCCTACGGCGTGGCCCGGCGGGAGGGCCTggaggggggcgcgggcgcggccaGCACCCAGTTCGACTCGGCGGGCGTGGCCTACCTGGACGACGTGGCGTCCATGCCCTGCCACACGGGCAGCATCAACAGCACGGACAGCGAGCGCTGGAAGGCCATCAACGCctga